A region of Pempheris klunzingeri isolate RE-2024b chromosome 15, fPemKlu1.hap1, whole genome shotgun sequence DNA encodes the following proteins:
- the lrrc53 gene encoding uncharacterized protein lrrc53 has translation MTNAPHTTQALLLTEGSIITVQPASLSDLINITVIGLSHNHISVLGEQSFRNLPFLHTLLLDHNLLTSRALQGGALTYLTQLEVLSLGHNLINMLQGGWLIGNKALRSLKLEGNLLTSLDSGSFPLEDLKDLESLDLSDNLIDHVDRNSFSGLVSLQTLDLSRNRLSSAPAEAFSYLSWLTNLNLDLNSWNCSCQLLELAAFLSTFMQQPDKALYNGRRMVCVSADNPAVTTVLELTEANCVPSNQNITVRIETRAGVTPQLYARDLAITAVICFMGGVGLTLLVVLICYHVSRMKKLKASKRQKKEEEGSGTMENHHVNHTDVSEKRRDLFLQANSSQPWDREATALDSRTDGHFGQFRSRADENGSHFKCPECSTDVQRWVRPMRYNNRINGGAEEERDKRRIRMMAEEDRRRIGTQQGVLGRNIPNKPPSHGNSSSRPRKETLSQRPEILAAFRTIADMGESHGTEVEGESRGYDTLHCDGCHRTYRPPEQNMRQGSIHSNMRDSALFDGFPPQYRQIDRGRSVNHNQFDTTKSAELRRETRNVTFDLERPRTLEKGNSRDKEKREEEKRISREDSGSGRKHKVKVQSSRLVKVKLNLNPLRKSKVHPKRKAEERHSEKSSSKRSKDKSQDGKERGQREGKGKSGKKTRRGSEKTKQSTKTKGSTEGEEEKEVVTEGVQKSKMTSKQKKMASKRGQSGEESTEGDQDKNTDMEKSQPGNGTNTADQSASVTVTVTGQEQNLQGGSIQYPGAGLVLGSAQLSSQHPSSFSAPDRNRTTNLSMLGSAGSQQTFSLNTMAPGSNTLFPSYQANSLAPSTAISGPNMVPSGAPDSFGRQAGVGLMTTVSSLLANTAHPNPQANVIHTSPLHASQPAELAPNSNPVTVQSFSQSQPTVRDSSSFVPRLKLDPAQGPGPHAGEGVRQLPPAPQTKESQSGVTSQAPGPVTTAENLSNNNIQVETGAVPTGSAVIMPAGGVALTEGLTAGVSGDSMQAPDVSVSGVSAPTMSTQSVSSTGDSVLLQQEYLSEEGGSSPRRKLRLVLPEKTSSRPPTSLERKIR, from the exons ATGACCA atGCTCCACACACCACCCAGGCACTGCTGCTAACAGAGGGCTCCATCATCACAGTTCAGCCTGCCTCACTGTCTGACCTCATCAACATTACAGTCATAG GTCTGAGTCATAATCACATCTCAGTGCTCGGTGAACAGTCCTTCAGAAACCTGCCCTTCCTTCACACCTTACTGCTGGACCACAACCTCCTGACCAGCCGTGCCCTGCAGGGGGGGGCTCTGACCTATCTAACCCAGCTCGAGGTCCTTTCCTTGGGCCACAACCTCATCAACATG CTCCAGGGGGGCTGGCTCATCGGAAACAAGGCCCTGCGGAGTCTGAAACTGGAGGGAAACCTGCTCACCAGTTTGGACTCTGGTTCCTTCCCTCTGGAGGACCTCAAAGACCTGGAGAGTCTGGATCTGTCAGATAACCTGATAGATCATGTGGACAGAAACAG CTTCAGCGGCTTGGTGAGCCTGCAGACTCTAGATCTGTCCAGAAACCGTCTGAGTTCTGCTCCTGCTGAGGCTTTTTCCTACCTGAGCTGGCTGACAAACCTAAACCTGGACCTCAACTCTTGGAACTGCTCCTGCCAGCTGCTGGAACTGGCTGCCTTCCTGTCCACCTTTATGCAACAGCCAGACAAG GCCCTCTATAATGGCCggaggatggtgtgtgtgagcgctgaCAACCCGGCCGTGACCACAGTGCTGGAGCTGACCGAGGCCAACTGCGTCCCATCCAATCAGAACATCACGGTGCGGATCGAAACGAGAGCCGGCGTGACACCTCAGCTGTACGCTCGAGATCTGGCCATCACCGCTGTCATCTGCTTCATGG GCGGCGTTGGCTTGACCCTGCTGGTCGTCCTGATCTGCTACCATGTATCTCGGATGAAAAAATTGAAAGCAAGTAAAAGGcagaagaaggaagaagagggaaGCGGCACGATGGAAAATCACCATGTCAATCACACAGATGTTAGTGAAAAGAGGAGGGATTTATTCTTGCAAGCTAATAGCAGCCAGCCGTGGGACAGGGAAGCAACGGCGTTGGATTCGAGGACAGATGGCCATTTTGGCCAGTTCAGGTCCAGAGCCGATGAAAACGGCAGCCATTTTAAGTGCCCTGAATGTAGCACTGACGTACAAAGATGGGTGAGGCCGATGAGATACAACAACAGGATAAATGGAGgggcggaggaggagagagacaagaggaggatAAGGATGATGgcagaggaagacaggaggaggattGGGACCCAGCAGGGAGTCTTGGGAAGGAACATTCCTAACAAGCCTCCTTCTCATGGCAACTCCTCCTCTCGTCCACGAAAAGAAACCCTCAGTCAGAGACCAGAGATCCTGGCTGCGTTTAGAACAATCGCAGACATGGGGGAGAGCCATGGGACTGAGGTGGAAGGTGAGAGCAGAGGATATGACACTTTACATTGTGACGGCTGCCACCGGACATACAGACCACCAGAGCAGAACATGAGACAAGGGAGCATCCACAGCAACATGAGAGACTCTGCTCTGTTTGACGGCTTCCCTCCTCAGTACAGACAGATCGACAGGGGGAGAAGCGTTAACCACAACCAGTTTGACACGACGAAGAGCGCAGAGTTGAGGAGAGAAACGAGAAATGTGACGTTTGATCTGGAAAGGCCAAGAACCCTAGAGAAAGGAAACAGTCGAGacaaggagaagagggaggaggaaaagaggataTCTAGAGAGGACAGCGGAAGtggaagaaaacacaaagttaaaGTCCAGTCGAGCCGGTTAGTGAAGGTTAAACTAAACTTGAACCCGCTGCGAAAGAGCAAAGTCCATCCAAAGAGGAAAGCTGAGGAGAGACACTCCGAGAAAAGCAGCTCCAAAAGGAGTAAAGATAAAAGTCAggatggaaaagaaagagggcAAAGGGAAGGGAAAGGGAAGTCTGGTAAGAAAACAAGGAGAGGCAGCGAAAAAACGAAGCAATCTACCAAGACTAAAGGATCGACtgaaggtgaagaagaaaaggaagtaGTCACAGAAGGAGTACAGAAAAGCAAAATGACATctaagcagaaaaaaatggctTCCAAAAGGGGGCAAAGTGGGGAGGAAAGTACAGAAGGGGACCAAGACAAGAATACAGACATGGAGAAGTCCCAACCTGGCAATGGCACCAATACTGCTGACCAGTCagcctctgtcactgtcactgtcactggaCAGGAGCAAAACTTGCAGGGTGGGAGTATTCAGTATCCGGGGGCTGGATTGGTTCTGGGGAGTGCTCAGCTTTCCTCGCAGCATCCCTCATCCTTCTCTGCCCCAGACAGGAATCGCACCACCAACCTTTCCATGCTTGGTTCAGCAGGCTCACAACAGACTTTTTCACTAAACACCATGGCCCCGGGATCTAACACATTGTTTCCCAGCTATCAAGCTAATTCTCTTGCTCCAAGCACAGCAATCAGTGGGCCCAACATGGTACCAAGTGGTGCACCAGACAGCTTTGGCAGGCAGGCTGGGGTAGGCCTCATGACtactgtttcctctcttttagCTAACACTGCACATCCTAACCCTCAAGCAAATGTGATACATACCTCTCCCCTGCATGCCTCCCAGCCTGCAGAACTAGCCCCGAACTCCAATCCTGTAACTGTGCAGTCCTTCTCACAGAGCCAGCCAACTGTCAGGGACAGTTCTTCTTTTGTACCAAGACTGAAGTTGGATCCAGCACAGGGTCCAGGTCCTCACGCTGGTGAAGGAGTGCGTCAGCTACCCCCTGCACCCCAGACCAAGGAGAGTCAGTCTGGGGTGACCTCTCAAGCTCCTGGACCAGTGACCACTGCAGAGAATCTGTCCAACAATAACATTCAGGTAGAGACTGGGGCTGTACCTACGGGGTCAGCAGTCATTATGCCAGCTGGGGGTGTGGCTCTAACTGAGGGACTTACAGCGGGGGTGTCAGGAGACAGCATGCAGGCACCAGATGTGTCTGTATCAGGTGTTTCTGCACCCACTATGTCCACACAGAGTGTATCCTCCACAGGTGATTCAgtactgctgcagcaggagtACCTATCAGAGGAAGGAGGATCCTCCCCCAGGAGGAAGCTGAGGCTGGTGCTTCCTGAGAAGACGTCCAGCCGGCCACCCACCTCACTGGAGAGGAAAATACGCTAG